In Curtobacterium sp. TC1, the following proteins share a genomic window:
- a CDS encoding sensor histidine kinase: MTDRRTFIRPLATRSIVVDVAWAVLAAFVFLLPIEVELEHASFFAVVAAAGAIALRRVSPSAAMLMVVVLGIIQVGGGERPSLVDLAIFVVIGTAAVVGTRTEVILSGVLALVAGIGATFYLAVTGFRYLVLLNGPRDQAFLAMAAPVAALLGVWAGGVAVRAFRSRDRESVRRADAEAAASRAEAVATEAEATATRAIDVAESERIRADIARDVHDVVGHSLAVIIAQADSVPFLADETRIREVSATIASTARSSLVEVRQVLGHIDGSGETTDPGSLEEIVQGIREAGVDVDRTVRGVPVPLRPDTGTAARRVLQEMLTNALRHGAPGLPVVVRETWRSADVVLEVENVVGDGTTGGSGRGIDGMHTRLTALGGSFDAAALDDVFAARARIPFDVQGGPVR; this comes from the coding sequence GTGACGGACCGGCGCACGTTCATCCGGCCGCTCGCCACCCGTTCGATCGTCGTCGACGTGGCGTGGGCGGTCCTGGCGGCGTTCGTCTTCCTGCTGCCGATCGAGGTCGAGCTCGAGCACGCGAGCTTCTTCGCGGTGGTCGCCGCCGCCGGCGCGATCGCCCTGCGTCGGGTCTCCCCGTCGGCGGCGATGCTGATGGTGGTCGTCCTCGGGATCATCCAGGTGGGCGGCGGCGAGCGCCCGTCACTCGTCGACCTCGCCATCTTCGTCGTCATCGGCACCGCGGCCGTGGTCGGCACCCGGACCGAGGTCATCCTCTCCGGAGTGCTCGCGCTCGTCGCGGGCATCGGCGCGACGTTCTACCTCGCCGTCACCGGCTTCCGGTACCTGGTGCTGCTCAACGGCCCCCGCGACCAGGCGTTCCTCGCGATGGCCGCACCGGTCGCCGCGCTCCTCGGGGTGTGGGCGGGCGGGGTCGCCGTCCGGGCCTTCCGGTCGCGCGACCGCGAATCCGTCCGCCGCGCCGATGCCGAGGCTGCCGCGTCGCGCGCCGAGGCCGTCGCCACCGAGGCCGAGGCCACCGCCACCCGCGCCATCGACGTCGCGGAGTCCGAGCGCATCCGCGCGGACATCGCCCGCGACGTGCACGACGTCGTCGGCCACTCGCTCGCGGTGATCATCGCCCAGGCCGACTCGGTGCCGTTCCTGGCCGACGAGACCCGCATCCGCGAGGTCAGTGCCACCATCGCCAGCACCGCCCGCAGCTCGCTGGTCGAGGTCCGGCAGGTCCTCGGGCACATCGACGGCTCCGGGGAGACGACCGACCCCGGCTCGCTCGAGGAGATCGTGCAGGGCATCCGCGAGGCCGGTGTCGACGTCGACCGCACGGTGCGTGGCGTCCCGGTCCCGCTCCGGCCGGACACCGGCACGGCGGCCCGACGCGTGCTGCAGGAGATGCTGACCAACGCACTCCGGCACGGCGCACCGGGGCTGCCCGTCGTGGTCCGAGAGACCTGGCGGAGCGCCGACGTCGTGCTCGAGGTCGAGAACGTCGTGGGTGACGGCACCACCGGTGGCTCCGGCCGGGGGATCGACGGCATGCACACCCGCCTCACCGCACTCGGCGGGTCGTTCGACGCCGCCGCGCTGGACGACGTGTTCGCCGCACGCGCCCGCATCCCGTTCGACGTCCAAGGGGGACCCGTCCGATGA